One genomic region from Leifsonia poae encodes:
- the araA gene encoding L-arabinose isomerase translates to MPALSTTLDHFEVWFLTGSQHLYGPETLAQVADQSRAIAEQLGASPDAPVRVVWKPVLTDADAIRRTALEANADDSVIGLVAWMHTFSPAKMWIGGLQALQKPLLHFHTQANVELPWAEIDFDFMNLNQAAHGDREFGYIQSRLGVPRTTVVGHVSDPRVTARIGTWMRAAAGWAAVRTLKLARFGDNMRFVAVTEGDKTEAEARFGVQVNTWSVNELADAVAAASDSDIDALVAEFEDLYDVVPELRRGGERHRSLRDGAAIELGLRSFLESGGFGAFTTSFEDLGALKQLPGLAVQRLMAEGYGFGAEGDWKTAVLVRAANVMGAGLPGGASLMEDYTYDLTPGEEVILGAHMLEVSPSLTTARATLEVHPLGIGGKDDPVRLVFTADPGPAVVVALSDMRDRFRLVANVVEVVPPTAALPKLPVGRAVWKPTPDFTTSATAWLEAGGAHHTVMSTAVGVEAFEDFARMAETELLIIDDTTTLREFAKELHWNAAYHRLARGL, encoded by the coding sequence ATGCCAGCACTCAGCACCACTCTCGACCACTTCGAGGTCTGGTTCCTCACCGGCAGCCAGCACCTCTACGGTCCCGAGACGCTCGCGCAGGTCGCCGACCAGTCCCGCGCGATCGCCGAGCAGCTCGGCGCCTCCCCCGACGCCCCGGTGCGCGTCGTGTGGAAGCCCGTGCTGACCGATGCCGACGCCATCCGTCGCACCGCGCTCGAGGCGAACGCCGACGACTCGGTCATCGGGCTCGTCGCGTGGATGCACACCTTCAGCCCCGCGAAGATGTGGATCGGCGGGCTCCAGGCTCTGCAGAAGCCGCTGCTGCACTTCCACACCCAGGCGAACGTCGAACTCCCCTGGGCCGAGATCGACTTCGACTTCATGAACCTCAACCAGGCCGCGCACGGCGACCGGGAGTTCGGCTACATCCAGTCCCGTCTCGGTGTGCCCCGCACCACCGTCGTCGGCCATGTGAGCGACCCCCGCGTCACCGCCCGCATCGGCACCTGGATGCGCGCCGCGGCCGGCTGGGCCGCCGTGCGCACCCTCAAACTCGCCCGGTTCGGCGACAACATGCGCTTCGTCGCGGTGACCGAGGGCGACAAGACCGAGGCCGAGGCCCGGTTCGGCGTGCAGGTGAACACCTGGAGCGTCAACGAGCTCGCGGATGCTGTGGCCGCCGCATCCGACTCCGATATCGACGCCCTCGTGGCCGAATTCGAAGACCTGTACGACGTCGTGCCCGAGCTGCGCAGGGGCGGCGAGCGCCACCGCTCGCTGCGCGACGGCGCCGCCATCGAACTCGGTCTGCGTTCGTTCCTGGAGTCCGGCGGCTTCGGCGCCTTCACCACCAGCTTCGAAGACCTGGGCGCCCTCAAACAACTCCCCGGGCTCGCCGTGCAGAGGCTGATGGCCGAGGGTTACGGGTTCGGCGCCGAAGGCGATTGGAAGACCGCCGTGCTGGTGCGCGCCGCGAACGTGATGGGGGCCGGCCTTCCGGGCGGCGCCTCTCTCATGGAGGACTACACGTACGACCTCACGCCCGGCGAGGAGGTCATCCTCGGCGCCCACATGCTGGAGGTCAGCCCGAGCCTGACCACGGCGAGAGCGACGCTGGAGGTGCATCCGCTCGGCATCGGTGGCAAAGACGATCCCGTGCGGCTCGTCTTCACGGCCGACCCGGGCCCGGCCGTCGTCGTGGCTCTGTCGGATATGCGTGACCGCTTCCGTCTCGTGGCGAACGTGGTCGAAGTGGTGCCGCCCACCGCCGCGCTGCCGAAGCTTCCGGTCGGCCGCGCGGTCTGGAAGCCGACCCCCGACTTCACCACTTCGGCGACCGCGTGGCTGGAGGCCGGCGGCGCCCACCACACGGTGATGTCGACCGCTGTGGGCGTCGAGGCGTTCGAGGATTTCGCCCGCATGGCCGAGACCGAGCTGCTCATCATCGACGACACCACGACGCTCCGTGAGTTCGCCAAAGAGCTGCACTGGAACGCCGCCTACCACCGTCTGGCCCGCGGCCTCTGA